The Sphingomonas sanxanigenens DSM 19645 = NX02 genome includes a region encoding these proteins:
- the yidD gene encoding membrane protein insertion efficiency factor YidD, with protein MIARLLILVARAWQLGPSAILPPSCRYQPSCSAYAIEALKRYGALKGSWLAVRRISRCHPFGGSGYDPVP; from the coding sequence ATGATCGCCCGGTTGCTGATCCTCGTCGCGCGTGCATGGCAGCTCGGGCCCTCGGCGATTTTGCCGCCAAGCTGCCGTTACCAGCCAAGCTGTTCTGCCTATGCGATCGAGGCATTGAAGCGCTATGGCGCGCTCAAGGGCAGTTGGCTGGCTGTCCGGCGGATTTCGCGCTGTCACCCGTTCGGGGGCAGCGGCTATGACCCGGTGCCCTGA
- the rnpA gene encoding ribonuclease P protein component, producing MNRITRRTDYLAANSGKRVAMPGFVLLVHRRDDGDSAVRLGITVTKKIGGAVVRNRMKRRFRELARALLPERGVAGADHVLIGRAGGVERDYGLLGEELAKALDRARR from the coding sequence CTGAACCGGATCACGCGCCGCACGGATTATCTCGCGGCGAACAGCGGCAAGCGGGTCGCCATGCCCGGCTTCGTGCTGCTGGTCCATCGCCGCGATGACGGCGATTCGGCCGTGCGGCTGGGAATTACCGTCACCAAGAAGATCGGCGGCGCTGTCGTGCGGAATCGCATGAAGCGCCGTTTCCGTGAATTGGCCCGCGCGCTCCTGCCGGAACGCGGCGTGGCCGGGGCGGATCATGTGCTGATCGGACGTGCCGGTGGCGTCGAGCGCGACTACGGCCTGCTCGGCGAAGAACTGGCCAAGGCACTGGATCGGGCTAGGCGATGA
- the rpmH gene encoding 50S ribosomal protein L34, with translation MKRTFQPSKLVRARRHGFRSRSATVGGRKVLRARRARGRNKLSA, from the coding sequence ATGAAGCGCACCTTTCAGCCCAGCAAGCTCGTGCGGGCCCGCCGTCACGGCTTCCGGTCGCGCAGCGCGACTGTCGGGGGCCGCAAGGTTTTGCGCGCCCGTCGCGCCCGCGGCCGCAACAAGCTGTCCGCCTGA
- a CDS encoding YifB family Mg chelatase-like AAA ATPase — protein MVSIVSTVAYLGLDARAVEAQVQLTPGLPAFVVVGLPDKAVGESRERVRGAIAAIGLSLPPKRISVNLSPADLPKEGSHYDLPIALALLGAMGVIDAETLSSYVFVGELGLDGRLAPSPGVLLAALHAAEVGKGLVCPVAQGPEAAWASGIEVLAAPDLIALLNHFRGRALLAPPVPGEVEARAAGPDLKQVKGQETARRALEIAAAGGHNLLMVGPPGAGKSLLAACLPGILPDLTPAEALEVSMIASVAGELNEGRMVRSRPFRSPHHSASMAALVGGGIRVRPGEVSLAHLGVLFLDELAEFQRVGLDSLRQPLETGKVSVARANAHVTFPARVQLIAAMNPCRCGHLGDPALACSRAPRCAADYQAKVSGPLLDRIDLHVEMAAVTAADLVLPPPAEGSAQVAVRVTAARDVQTERYAAVPVRTNAEADGELLDRVATPDDPGRALLAQAAEAMRLSARGYTRILRVGRTIADLDGSDGVHRVHVAEALSYRRRAPTA, from the coding sequence ATGGTCTCGATCGTGTCGACCGTTGCCTATCTCGGGCTCGATGCGCGCGCGGTCGAGGCGCAGGTGCAACTCACGCCGGGGCTTCCCGCCTTCGTGGTCGTCGGGCTGCCGGACAAGGCGGTGGGGGAGAGCCGGGAACGGGTGCGCGGCGCGATCGCCGCGATCGGTCTCTCGCTGCCGCCCAAGCGAATCAGCGTGAACCTGTCACCCGCCGATCTGCCCAAGGAGGGATCGCATTATGATCTGCCGATCGCGCTGGCGCTGCTCGGCGCGATGGGGGTGATCGATGCCGAGACCTTGTCGTCCTACGTCTTCGTCGGCGAGCTGGGGCTCGACGGGCGGCTGGCGCCGTCCCCCGGCGTGCTGCTTGCGGCGCTGCACGCGGCCGAGGTCGGCAAGGGGCTGGTCTGCCCGGTCGCGCAAGGGCCGGAAGCGGCGTGGGCGAGCGGCATCGAGGTGCTCGCCGCGCCCGACCTGATCGCGCTGCTCAACCATTTTCGCGGCCGCGCGCTGCTGGCGCCGCCGGTGCCGGGCGAGGTGGAGGCCCGCGCGGCGGGGCCGGACCTCAAGCAGGTGAAGGGGCAGGAGACCGCACGCCGCGCGCTGGAGATCGCCGCGGCGGGTGGGCACAACCTTCTGATGGTCGGTCCACCGGGCGCCGGCAAGTCACTGCTCGCCGCCTGCCTGCCGGGCATCCTGCCCGATCTCACCCCCGCGGAGGCGCTGGAGGTGTCGATGATCGCCAGCGTCGCGGGCGAACTCAACGAGGGCCGGATGGTGCGCAGCCGGCCGTTCCGCAGCCCGCACCACAGCGCCTCGATGGCGGCGCTGGTCGGTGGCGGTATCCGCGTGCGGCCGGGCGAGGTGAGCCTCGCGCATCTCGGCGTGCTGTTCCTCGACGAACTGGCCGAGTTCCAGCGCGTCGGGCTCGATTCGCTGCGCCAGCCGCTGGAAACCGGCAAGGTCAGCGTCGCGCGCGCCAATGCCCATGTCACCTTTCCGGCGCGCGTCCAACTGATCGCGGCGATGAACCCATGCCGCTGCGGCCATCTCGGCGATCCCGCGCTCGCCTGCTCGCGCGCGCCGCGCTGCGCCGCCGACTATCAGGCGAAGGTGTCGGGGCCGCTGCTCGACCGGATCGATCTGCATGTCGAAATGGCTGCGGTCACCGCCGCCGATCTCGTGCTGCCGCCGCCAGCGGAAGGATCGGCGCAGGTCGCCGTGCGCGTCACCGCGGCGCGCGACGTGCAGACCGAACGCTATGCGGCGGTTCCGGTGAGGACGAATGCCGAAGCCGATGGCGAACTGCTCGACCGTGTGGCCACGCCCGACGATCCCGGCCGCGCGCTGCTGGCGCAAGCGGCGGAAGCGATGCGGCTGTCGGCGCGCGGCTACACCCGCATCCTGCGCGTCGGCCGCACCATCGCCGATCTCGACGGGTCGGACGGCGTCCACCGCGTTCATGTCGCCGAGGCGCTGAGCTACCGCAGGCGCGCCCCGACCGCGTAA
- a CDS encoding DUF805 domain-containing protein, protein MEWMILPLKRYADFSGRSRRLEFWMWFLAMFVINIVFTVLILMALGGAAAFSDPENIGANMTAIFAGAGVIMIISIVVSLGLLIPSLAVTVRRLHDSDKSGWWIMLFWGPYLLSVVFGFAGAAMGSGGVALMLIGGVFNLLLLVACVVMLVFCVLDGTRGSNRYGEDPKRPTNAEVFA, encoded by the coding sequence ATGGAATGGATGATTTTGCCGCTCAAGCGATATGCCGATTTTTCGGGCCGTTCGCGGCGGCTGGAGTTTTGGATGTGGTTTCTAGCGATGTTCGTCATCAACATCGTTTTCACAGTCTTGATTTTGATGGCTTTGGGCGGAGCCGCTGCATTTTCAGACCCGGAGAATATCGGTGCGAACATGACGGCAATTTTTGCAGGGGCCGGCGTGATCATGATTATATCGATCGTTGTCAGCCTGGGGCTGCTCATCCCGAGCCTCGCGGTAACTGTCCGGCGCCTGCATGATTCAGACAAGTCTGGCTGGTGGATCATGCTGTTCTGGGGCCCCTATCTGCTATCGGTGGTGTTTGGCTTCGCCGGTGCAGCGATGGGCTCGGGCGGCGTTGCGCTGATGCTCATCGGCGGCGTTTTCAACCTGCTGCTCCTTGTCGCTTGCGTCGTCATGCTCGTGTTTTGTGTTCTTGACGGCACGCGGGGATCGAATCGTTATGGCGAGGATCCGAAGCGACCGACGAACGCCGAAGTGTTTGCCTGA
- a CDS encoding DUF805 domain-containing protein: protein MPVDWMILPLKRYADFSGRSRRTEFWMFYLFQIIVIVAVLSVAAIFAIIASARGSDSTQSIGVGIIIGSILFLIVLVALIIPQLAVLVRRLHDQDLSGWIALIAFVPLVGLVVLVMMFIEGTRGPNRYGEDPKAPAHSRVFS, encoded by the coding sequence ATGCCGGTGGACTGGATGATACTGCCGCTCAAGCGGTATGCCGATTTCTCCGGGCGTTCGCGCAGGACAGAATTCTGGATGTTCTATCTGTTCCAGATCATCGTCATTGTGGCTGTCTTGTCGGTCGCGGCAATATTCGCTATCATCGCAAGCGCGAGGGGCAGCGATAGCACCCAAAGCATCGGCGTCGGCATCATCATCGGCAGCATTCTTTTTCTCATCGTGTTGGTGGCGTTGATCATCCCACAGTTAGCCGTTCTCGTGAGGCGATTGCACGATCAGGATCTCAGCGGGTGGATAGCGCTCATTGCCTTTGTTCCGCTGGTTGGATTGGTTGTACTCGTCATGATGTTCATCGAAGGCACGCGCGGACCCAACCGTTACGGGGAAGATCCCAAGGCGCCAGCGCACTCGCGCGTTTTCTCATGA
- a CDS encoding helix-turn-helix domain-containing protein: MPDPDPLDPDPVARLTPGERDCLRLVLDHKPSKEIAIRLGIGPDAVDKRIKQAMRKLGVSTRVAAARLLADADADAAGEAPDRYQRLVYQSAALAGEPEPRAWIDPQPATEGAATGFREERMAFDVPEADPALPAVGIDEDAIDGRRILRVLAAIIGIAILAALVAGGLLSAILAGQQALEAALT; encoded by the coding sequence ATGCCCGATCCCGATCCGCTCGATCCCGATCCCGTCGCCCGGTTGACGCCGGGCGAGCGCGATTGCCTGCGGCTGGTGCTCGACCACAAGCCGTCGAAGGAGATCGCGATCCGGCTCGGCATCGGGCCCGATGCGGTCGACAAGCGGATCAAGCAGGCGATGCGCAAGCTGGGCGTCTCGACGCGGGTCGCGGCAGCGCGGCTGCTGGCGGATGCGGATGCGGATGCGGCGGGCGAGGCCCCCGACCGGTACCAGCGGCTGGTATACCAATCGGCAGCACTGGCCGGGGAGCCCGAACCCCGGGCATGGATCGATCCGCAGCCGGCAACGGAAGGGGCGGCAACCGGGTTCCGGGAAGAGCGCATGGCGTTCGATGTCCCGGAGGCGGATCCCGCTCTGCCGGCCGTGGGGATCGATGAAGACGCGATCGACGGGCGACGGATTCTCAGGGTCCTCGCGGCGATCATCGGCATCGCCATCCTTGCGGCGCTGGTTGCGGGCGGATTGCTCAGCGCCATCCTGGCGGGGCAGCAGGCTCTGGAAGCCGCGCTGACCTGA
- a CDS encoding JAB domain-containing protein yields MDEFGSVAAVMGAPPDQWTRLLGAGHPAIDQLGATRTAMLHCLREEAIAAPIFANFDALLDYLQADMGRQREECLRALYLNARNELIRDDVLIQGTIDQVPVFPREVVRRAIELGAAAFILVHNHPSGNSEPSAKDVEATLRLRSAAALFDISLHDHIIVARDGATSLRRRGLL; encoded by the coding sequence ATGGACGAGTTCGGCAGCGTCGCGGCGGTGATGGGCGCGCCGCCCGACCAATGGACGCGGCTGCTGGGCGCGGGGCATCCGGCGATCGACCAACTCGGCGCGACGCGCACCGCGATGCTGCACTGCCTGCGCGAGGAGGCGATCGCGGCGCCGATCTTCGCGAATTTCGACGCATTGCTCGACTATCTCCAGGCCGATATGGGCCGCCAGCGCGAGGAATGCCTGCGCGCGCTCTATCTCAACGCGCGCAACGAACTGATTCGTGACGACGTGCTGATCCAGGGCACGATCGATCAGGTGCCCGTCTTCCCGCGGGAAGTGGTGCGGCGTGCGATCGAACTCGGCGCCGCCGCGTTCATCCTCGTCCACAATCACCCCTCGGGCAATTCCGAACCCAGCGCGAAGGATGTCGAGGCGACGCTCAGACTGCGCAGCGCCGCCGCGTTGTTCGACATCAGCCTGCACGATCATATCATCGTCGCCCGCGACGGGGCGACCAGTCTGCGCCGAAGAGGATTGTTGTGA
- a CDS encoding metal-dependent hydrolase family protein, with translation MHNETKRRLRRALIAATAALAFAAPAVAKDVVIHAGTLIDGASATPKTRVSILIKDDRITGVQNGFVTPAGAEVIDLSQATVLPGLIETHDHISSSGDRRPLNRFTQTEGDAVISAMLNARREIELGFTTVRDVGSGPLTAPALIRAINSGKIVGPRLWTALEALGPTGGHSDRANGVRPDISFAGRDAAIIDGPEEARIKVREHRRRGATVIKIMPSGGVGSIGDDPHHMTMADDEMKSVIDTAHELGLKVAAHAHGKKAIDHVIMAGVDSIEHGTYADAESYKLMKEHGTFLVPTLLVADAIYQTAIKTPELLPPTVAEKAIAVTPTMIGNAGRAYRAGVKIAFGTDQGATSNRNKGEEFALLVKAGLTPMDAIFAATRNAAELIGTPEDIGSVQAGRYADIVAVEGDPIADITELQRVRFVMKGGEVLKKDGAMQR, from the coding sequence ATGCACAATGAGACCAAGCGCCGTTTGCGTCGCGCGCTGATCGCGGCCACCGCCGCGCTGGCCTTCGCCGCGCCGGCGGTCGCCAAGGATGTGGTGATCCACGCAGGCACGCTGATCGACGGCGCCTCGGCGACGCCGAAGACGCGGGTTTCGATCCTGATCAAGGATGATCGCATCACCGGCGTGCAGAACGGCTTCGTCACCCCCGCCGGTGCCGAGGTGATCGACCTCTCGCAGGCAACGGTGCTGCCCGGCCTGATCGAGACCCACGACCATATTTCCTCGTCCGGCGACCGCCGCCCGCTCAACCGCTTCACCCAGACCGAGGGCGACGCGGTGATCTCCGCCATGCTCAACGCGCGCCGTGAGATCGAACTGGGCTTCACCACCGTGCGCGACGTCGGCTCGGGCCCGCTGACCGCGCCCGCGCTGATCCGCGCGATCAATTCGGGCAAGATCGTCGGCCCGCGGCTGTGGACCGCGCTCGAGGCGCTCGGACCCACCGGCGGCCATTCCGATCGTGCCAACGGCGTCCGCCCCGACATCAGCTTCGCGGGCCGCGACGCCGCGATCATCGACGGGCCGGAGGAAGCCAGGATCAAGGTCCGCGAGCATCGCCGCCGCGGTGCGACCGTCATCAAGATCATGCCCAGCGGCGGCGTCGGTTCGATCGGTGACGATCCGCACCACATGACGATGGCCGACGACGAGATGAAGTCGGTGATCGATACCGCGCACGAACTGGGCCTGAAGGTCGCGGCGCACGCACACGGCAAGAAGGCGATCGACCATGTCATCATGGCCGGCGTCGATTCGATCGAGCACGGCACCTATGCCGATGCCGAGAGCTACAAGCTGATGAAGGAGCATGGCACCTTCCTCGTGCCGACCCTGCTCGTCGCCGACGCGATCTACCAGACCGCGATCAAGACCCCCGAACTGCTGCCGCCGACGGTCGCCGAAAAGGCGATCGCGGTGACGCCGACGATGATCGGCAATGCCGGTCGCGCCTATCGCGCCGGCGTGAAGATCGCCTTCGGCACCGATCAGGGCGCCACCTCCAACCGCAACAAGGGTGAGGAATTCGCGCTGCTGGTGAAGGCCGGGCTGACGCCGATGGACGCGATCTTCGCCGCCACCCGCAACGCCGCCGAACTGATCGGCACGCCCGAGGATATCGGCTCGGTGCAGGCCGGCCGTTATGCGGACATCGTCGCGGTCGAGGGCGATCCGATCGCCGACATCACCGAACTGCAGCGCGTGCGCTTCGTGATGAAGGGCGGCGAGGTGCTCAAGAAGGATGGGGCGATGCAGCGCTGA
- a CDS encoding metal-dependent hydrolase family protein, which translates to MNARRTLLSTAFSFVLAAAAASPAVARDVVIHAGTLIDAVSKAPRSKVSIVIKDDRIVAVEPGFVTPTGAQVIDLSTATVLPGFIDTHDHISMGRDWGVLARFTQSDGDGTITAALNARREIEMGFTAVRDVGSGPIEAPALIRAINAGKLIGPRIWTALEPLAATGGHSDAANGMRPGITFAGRDAAIVDGAIDGRVKVREHQRRGATVIKIMPSGGVASIGDDPNHMTMTDEEMKSVIDTAHELGMTVAAHAHGKKAIDHVVAAGVDSVDHGTYSDAESYRLMKVHGTFLVPTLLVADWIYQVAVKAPDKLPPTVAEKAIAVTPTMIGNAGRAYRAGVKIAFGTDVAGSFDRNKAEEFALLVKAGLTPMDAILTATRNAADLLHAADDIGSIQAGRYADIVAVQGNPLSDITELQRVQFVMKGGDVVKQGGVLAPWTSK; encoded by the coding sequence ATGAACGCCAGGCGCACGCTTCTCTCGACCGCTTTCTCGTTCGTTCTGGCCGCCGCGGCGGCATCGCCCGCCGTCGCCAGGGATGTCGTCATCCATGCCGGCACCCTGATCGATGCCGTGTCCAAGGCACCGCGCAGCAAGGTTTCGATCGTCATCAAGGATGATCGGATCGTTGCGGTCGAACCCGGCTTCGTCACCCCCACCGGCGCGCAGGTGATCGATCTTTCGACCGCCACCGTGCTGCCGGGCTTCATCGACACCCACGACCATATCTCGATGGGCCGCGACTGGGGCGTGCTCGCGCGCTTCACCCAGAGCGATGGCGACGGCACGATCACCGCCGCGCTCAACGCTCGGCGCGAGATCGAAATGGGCTTCACCGCGGTCCGCGACGTCGGGTCGGGCCCGATCGAGGCACCCGCGCTGATCCGCGCGATCAACGCCGGCAAGCTGATCGGCCCGCGCATCTGGACCGCGCTCGAGCCGCTGGCGGCGACCGGCGGCCATTCGGACGCGGCCAACGGCATGCGGCCCGGCATCACGTTCGCCGGTCGCGACGCCGCGATCGTCGACGGCGCGATCGACGGCCGGGTGAAGGTGCGCGAGCATCAGCGCCGCGGCGCCACCGTCATCAAGATCATGCCGAGCGGCGGCGTCGCCTCGATCGGCGACGATCCCAACCACATGACGATGACCGACGAGGAGATGAAGAGCGTCATCGACACCGCGCATGAGCTGGGGATGACGGTTGCCGCGCACGCGCATGGCAAGAAGGCGATCGACCATGTCGTCGCCGCGGGCGTCGATTCGGTCGATCACGGCACCTATTCGGATGCCGAGAGCTACCGGCTGATGAAGGTGCATGGCACCTTCCTCGTGCCGACATTGCTCGTCGCCGACTGGATCTATCAGGTCGCGGTGAAGGCGCCGGACAAGCTGCCGCCGACGGTCGCCGAAAAGGCGATCGCGGTGACGCCGACGATGATCGGCAATGCCGGCCGTGCCTATCGCGCCGGCGTGAAGATCGCCTTCGGCACCGACGTCGCCGGTTCGTTCGATCGCAACAAGGCGGAGGAATTCGCGCTGCTGGTGAAGGCGGGGCTGACGCCGATGGACGCGATCCTCACCGCCACGCGCAACGCCGCCGATCTGCTGCACGCCGCCGACGATATCGGCTCGATCCAGGCCGGCCGCTACGCGGACATCGTCGCGGTGCAGGGCAATCCGCTCAGCGACATCACCGAATTGCAGCGCGTGCAGTTCGTGATGAAGGGCGGCGATGTGGTGAAGCAGGGCGGCGTGCTCGCGCCCTGGACGAGCAAATAG
- a CDS encoding M20/M25/M40 family metallo-hydrolase, translated as MGFRKLLGLGTLAAFSGAALPLPALAQAAPASGRPEIKFTTTDAFSMADIPAYKGDNRDIYAHIEKNKAAHIANLQRWVRQRSISAQNDGVREMAELAAADFRKIGFQEVEVVPTGGHPGVFAYYNAGAKKTLVVYMMLDVQPVEPEDWKVPPFEGAIVEDHPLGRVLMARGATNTKGPERAFLNTIESIIAVRGKLPVNLMIVAESEEELGSPHYPEIIAKYADRLKAAAGSIYPGGGQSPADGAVSMQLGNKGILYVELEAKGNPTTGGPQKAEIHSSWKATTDAPAWRLTQALATLTSPDGNTINIPGYYDRIRQPSEEEQRLFNGTLAGWEKRQLTVRKGFSIDHWYDGMEARQSLSRYLFDTTLNIDGIATGYDGPGMKTILPHRAYAKLDSRLVPDQTPDEMLALMRKHLDAKGFADIEIRKLSGYPASQTSVSAPLVRAVLGTYNKYGLTVDVSPRSGGSRPSYVFTQTLGLPDVTLAIGHGADAHAPNEYLVIDPKPGSKIFSLTQMEGFYADVLYALAATK; from the coding sequence ATGGGTTTCAGGAAATTGCTCGGACTGGGAACGCTTGCGGCGTTCTCCGGCGCGGCGCTGCCGCTTCCCGCACTGGCCCAGGCGGCCCCCGCTTCGGGGCGGCCCGAGATCAAGTTCACCACGACCGACGCCTTCTCGATGGCGGACATCCCGGCCTACAAGGGCGACAACAGGGATATCTACGCCCACATCGAGAAGAACAAGGCGGCGCACATCGCCAATCTGCAGCGCTGGGTTCGGCAACGCTCGATCAGCGCGCAGAATGACGGCGTGCGCGAGATGGCCGAACTGGCCGCCGCCGACTTCCGCAAGATCGGTTTCCAGGAGGTGGAGGTCGTCCCCACCGGCGGCCACCCCGGCGTGTTCGCGTATTACAATGCCGGCGCGAAGAAGACGCTCGTCGTCTACATGATGCTCGACGTCCAGCCGGTCGAGCCCGAGGACTGGAAGGTGCCGCCGTTCGAGGGTGCGATCGTCGAGGATCATCCGCTCGGCCGCGTGCTGATGGCGCGCGGCGCAACCAACACCAAGGGCCCCGAGCGGGCCTTCCTCAACACGATCGAATCGATCATCGCGGTGCGCGGCAAGCTGCCGGTGAACCTGATGATCGTCGCGGAGAGCGAGGAGGAACTCGGCTCCCCGCATTATCCGGAGATCATCGCCAAATATGCCGACCGGCTGAAAGCCGCGGCGGGATCGATCTATCCGGGCGGCGGCCAGTCGCCCGCGGACGGCGCCGTGTCGATGCAGCTCGGCAACAAGGGCATCCTCTATGTCGAGCTGGAAGCGAAGGGCAACCCGACCACCGGCGGCCCGCAGAAGGCGGAGATCCACAGCTCGTGGAAAGCGACCACCGATGCCCCCGCATGGCGGCTGACGCAGGCACTGGCGACGCTGACGTCGCCGGACGGCAACACGATCAATATTCCCGGCTATTACGACAGGATCCGCCAGCCGAGCGAGGAAGAGCAGCGCCTGTTCAACGGCACGCTCGCGGGGTGGGAGAAGCGCCAGCTTACCGTCCGCAAGGGCTTCAGCATCGATCATTGGTATGACGGGATGGAAGCGCGCCAGTCGCTGTCGCGCTATCTGTTCGATACCACGCTGAACATCGACGGCATTGCGACCGGCTATGACGGGCCGGGAATGAAGACCATCCTGCCGCACCGCGCCTATGCCAAGCTCGATTCCCGGCTGGTGCCGGATCAGACGCCGGACGAGATGCTGGCGCTGATGCGCAAGCATCTCGACGCGAAGGGCTTCGCCGACATCGAAATCCGCAAGCTGAGCGGCTATCCCGCCTCGCAGACCTCGGTCAGCGCGCCGCTCGTCCGCGCGGTGCTGGGCACCTACAACAAATATGGGCTGACGGTGGACGTCTCGCCGCGTTCGGGCGGCAGCCGGCCCTCCTACGTCTTCACCCAGACCTTGGGACTGCCGGACGTCACGCTGGCGATCGGCCATGGCGCCGACGCGCACGCGCCCAACGAATATCTCGTCATCGATCCCAAGCCGGGCTCGAAGATCTTCAGCCTGACCCAGATGGAGGGTTTCTACGCCGACGTGCTCTACGCGCTGGCGGCGACCAAGTGA
- a CDS encoding metal-dependent hydrolase family protein translates to MTTKSLGKSFGKAFGRQAMFAVTTAIAFGAASAAHAKDVVIHAGTLIDGTSTATRSKVSIIVKDERIVGVQDGFVTPAGAEVIDLSGATVLPGMIDMHNHVTGGGSRDRLRGTVEQAAYQSSWNVNAILNAGFTSVRDVGGATELVVALRDSINSGLIPGPRLTVSGNGLSPTGGHGDPTNHMDPRWQRTNDWKLGVVDGPVSAIRAVRELHKRGANLIKIAASGGVASPGDDPALQLLNDEELKAIVETAHSLGMKVASHAHGKAGIDAAVKAGVDSIEHGTYADAESYRLMKERGTYMVPTLFAGQEIYDVAVSTPDKLPPTVADKAISVTPKMRKNAINAYRAGVKMAMGTDQLGWRPHGENARELEYMVAVGIKPIDAILMTTRNAADLLGKSGDVGSIQAGRFADIVAVDGDPTQDIKLLQSVRFVMKGGKVYKADGKPLPLD, encoded by the coding sequence ATGACCACCAAGAGTTTGGGCAAAAGTTTCGGCAAGGCGTTCGGACGCCAGGCGATGTTCGCGGTCACCACCGCGATCGCATTCGGCGCTGCTTCGGCCGCGCATGCGAAGGATGTGGTGATCCACGCCGGCACCCTGATCGACGGCACCTCCACCGCCACGCGCAGCAAGGTCTCGATCATCGTCAAGGATGAACGGATCGTCGGCGTGCAGGACGGGTTCGTGACGCCCGCCGGCGCCGAGGTGATCGACCTGTCGGGCGCGACCGTGCTGCCCGGCATGATCGACATGCACAACCACGTCACCGGCGGCGGCTCGCGCGATCGGCTGCGGGGCACGGTCGAGCAGGCGGCCTACCAGTCGAGCTGGAACGTCAATGCCATCCTCAACGCCGGCTTCACCAGCGTGCGCGATGTCGGCGGCGCGACCGAACTGGTCGTGGCGCTGCGCGATTCGATCAATTCGGGCTTGATCCCCGGCCCGCGCCTGACCGTCTCGGGCAACGGCCTCAGCCCCACGGGCGGCCACGGCGATCCCACCAACCATATGGACCCCCGCTGGCAGCGCACCAACGACTGGAAGCTGGGCGTCGTCGATGGCCCGGTCAGCGCGATCCGCGCGGTGCGCGAACTGCACAAGCGCGGCGCCAACCTGATCAAGATCGCGGCCTCCGGCGGTGTCGCCAGCCCCGGCGACGATCCCGCGTTGCAGCTTCTCAACGACGAGGAACTCAAAGCCATCGTCGAAACCGCGCATTCGCTGGGCATGAAGGTCGCCAGCCACGCGCATGGCAAGGCCGGCATCGACGCTGCGGTGAAGGCCGGCGTCGATTCGATCGAGCATGGCACCTATGCCGATGCCGAGAGCTACAGGCTGATGAAGGAACGCGGCACCTATATGGTGCCGACGCTGTTCGCCGGCCAGGAAATCTACGACGTCGCCGTCTCGACGCCGGACAAGCTGCCGCCGACGGTGGCCGACAAGGCGATCTCGGTGACGCCGAAGATGCGCAAGAACGCAATCAACGCCTATCGCGCTGGCGTGAAGATGGCGATGGGCACCGACCAGCTCGGCTGGCGCCCGCATGGCGAGAACGCCAGGGAGCTGGAATATATGGTCGCCGTCGGCATCAAGCCGATCGACGCGATCCTGATGACGACCCGCAACGCCGCCGACCTGCTCGGCAAGTCCGGCGATGTCGGTTCGATCCAGGCCGGCCGCTTCGCGGACATCGTCGCGGTGGATGGCGATCCCACGCAGGACATCAAGCTGCTCCAGAGCGTCAGGTTCGTGATGAAGGGCGGCAAGGTCTACAAGGCGGATGGCAAGCCGCTGCCGCTCGACTGA